A genomic window from Tropicibacter oceani includes:
- a CDS encoding cation-translocating P-type ATPase, with protein sequence MEDLTTQTASDAGLSQAQVEEARARHGWNALPSARQAGPLRVFLRQFASVLIAILIIAAGLALVLGEVVDAVTIGVVVLLNALLGFVQEWRAETALAALKKVLSPKAMVIRDGQEQVIAARELVPGDLIVLGPGAKVPADGALGRAVDLRIDESVLTGESVPVSKARGDSVLTGTAVVAGRAEARVTAIGGQTEFGKIAQLTGSFGTKQTDLQVKLGGLARQLGAAALLVAAAVVGLGIFMGQDPLDMVMTGLSLSVAIVPEGLPAVVTITLALGAAAMVRQRALARRLQAVETLGAASVICTDKTGTLTENKMTATRIWTVPGSYAVTGTGYDPAGHIEQDGRRLRAVDDRLLSALLEVAIYCSHARIHQNADGWTMVGEPTEGALITLAYKGWCPLPGARDVLAEIPFSSERKRMSVLRQHGDHAVILCKGAPEQVLEICSDVMEQDAVRALTPEDRAAIETAYRAMAADGQRVIALARRVAPDHQLAEEQLTFLGLVGLIDPPRQEVRGAIAAARSAGIRIVMITGDSPITAAAIAGQLGLTIAHSLTGPELDDLDDSALSDLLSHDVLFARTRPEQKMRIVAALQAQGQIVAMTGDGVNDAPALKQADIGVSMGIRGTDVARDASDLVLLDDNFATIVRAIGEGRRQFANVQKFVRYLLSSNAGEVIALVVNIAIGGPLVFLATQILWMNLVTDGVTAVALGLEKAEPDHMEYPPRDKHTRILGLGGVVTIACLGLYTGMASLWIFYHLLDQGVDLARTAAFSAMVVFEKLSVFAFRSLRLPGWRIGWFSNPLLLLALTLTLGAQAAAIYWPPMQALLHTVPMGLAEWQIVGWFALPIVVVPELLKSLGRANHRPAPVAD encoded by the coding sequence ATGGAGGACCTGACCACGCAAACCGCCAGTGACGCCGGGCTAAGCCAGGCGCAGGTCGAAGAGGCGCGCGCGCGCCACGGCTGGAACGCCCTGCCAAGCGCCCGGCAGGCCGGGCCGCTGCGGGTGTTCCTGCGCCAGTTCGCCAGCGTGCTGATCGCGATCCTGATCATCGCCGCTGGGCTGGCGCTGGTGCTGGGCGAAGTGGTGGACGCGGTGACCATCGGGGTGGTGGTGCTGCTGAACGCGCTTTTGGGCTTTGTCCAGGAATGGCGCGCCGAAACCGCGCTGGCCGCGTTGAAAAAGGTGCTGTCGCCCAAGGCGATGGTGATCCGCGACGGCCAGGAACAGGTGATCGCCGCGCGCGAACTGGTGCCCGGCGATCTGATCGTGCTGGGGCCGGGGGCCAAGGTGCCCGCCGACGGCGCGCTGGGGCGCGCGGTTGACCTGCGCATCGACGAAAGCGTGCTGACCGGGGAATCGGTGCCGGTGTCCAAGGCGCGCGGCGACAGCGTTCTGACCGGAACCGCCGTGGTTGCCGGCCGCGCCGAGGCGCGCGTCACCGCCATTGGCGGGCAGACCGAATTTGGCAAGATCGCGCAGCTGACCGGATCGTTCGGCACCAAGCAGACCGATCTGCAGGTCAAGCTGGGCGGGCTGGCGCGGCAGTTGGGGGCGGCGGCGCTGCTGGTGGCGGCGGCGGTTGTCGGGCTGGGCATCTTCATGGGGCAGGACCCGCTGGACATGGTGATGACCGGGCTGTCGCTGTCGGTCGCCATCGTCCCCGAAGGCCTGCCCGCCGTGGTCACCATCACGCTGGCGCTGGGGGCGGCGGCGATGGTGCGGCAAAGGGCGCTGGCGCGGCGGTTGCAGGCGGTGGAAACGCTGGGCGCGGCCTCGGTCATCTGTACGGACAAGACCGGGACGCTGACGGAAAACAAGATGACCGCGACACGGATCTGGACGGTGCCGGGCAGCTATGCGGTAACCGGCACCGGCTATGACCCGGCGGGCCATATCGAACAGGACGGGCGGCGGCTGCGCGCGGTGGATGACAGGCTGCTGTCGGCGCTGCTTGAGGTGGCGATCTATTGCAGCCACGCCCGCATTCACCAGAACGCCGACGGCTGGACCATGGTCGGGGAACCGACCGAAGGCGCGCTTATCACCCTGGCCTACAAGGGTTGGTGCCCGCTGCCGGGGGCGCGCGACGTGCTGGCGGAAATCCCCTTCAGCAGCGAACGCAAACGGATGAGCGTGCTGCGCCAGCATGGCGATCATGCGGTGATCCTGTGCAAGGGCGCGCCTGAACAGGTGCTCGAGATCTGCTCGGACGTGATGGAACAGGACGCGGTGCGCGCCCTGACACCCGAGGATCGCGCGGCGATCGAAACCGCCTATCGCGCCATGGCCGCCGATGGCCAGCGGGTGATTGCCCTGGCCCGGCGCGTCGCCCCCGACCACCAGCTGGCCGAGGAACAGCTGACCTTTCTGGGCCTTGTCGGGCTGATCGACCCGCCCCGCCAAGAGGTGCGCGGCGCGATTGCCGCCGCCCGCTCGGCCGGGATTCGCATCGTGATGATCACCGGTGACAGCCCGATCACCGCCGCCGCCATCGCCGGGCAACTGGGCCTGACCATCGCCCACAGCCTGACCGGCCCCGAGCTGGACGACCTGGACGACAGCGCCCTGAGCGATCTGTTGTCGCATGACGTGCTGTTCGCCCGAACCAGGCCGGAACAAAAGATGCGCATCGTCGCGGCGTTGCAGGCGCAGGGGCAGATCGTTGCCATGACCGGCGACGGGGTGAACGACGCCCCGGCGCTGAAGCAGGCCGACATCGGCGTGTCCATGGGCATTCGCGGCACCGACGTGGCGCGCGATGCCTCTGACCTGGTGCTGCTGGACGACAACTTTGCCACCATCGTGCGCGCCATCGGCGAAGGCCGCCGCCAGTTCGCCAACGTGCAGAAATTCGTGCGCTATCTGCTGTCCTCGAACGCGGGCGAGGTGATCGCCCTGGTGGTCAACATCGCCATCGGCGGGCCGCTGGTCTTTCTGGCGACGCAGATCCTGTGGATGAACCTTGTCACCGATGGCGTGACCGCCGTGGCGCTGGGGCTGGAAAAGGCCGAGCCGGACCACATGGAGTATCCGCCGCGCGACAAGCATACGCGCATTCTGGGGCTTGGCGGGGTGGTCACCATTGCCTGCCTTGGGCTGTATACCGGGATGGCCAGCCTGTGGATTTTCTATCACCTGCTGGATCAGGGCGTTGACCTGGCGCGGACCGCGGCCTTTTCCGCCATGGTGGTGTTCGAAAAGCTCAGCGTCTTTGCCTTTCGCTCGCTGCGCCTGCCGGGGTGGCGGATTGGTTGGTTCAGCAATCCTTTGTTGTTGCTGGCGCTGACGCTGACGCTGGGGGCGCAGGCGGCGGCGATCTATTGGCCGCCGATGCAGGCGCTGCTGCATACGGTGCCGATGGGGCTGGCGGAATGGCAGATCGTCGGCTGGTTCGCCCTGCCGATCGTGGTGGTGCCCGAGCTGCTCAAATCGCTGGGCCGCGCCAATCATCGCCCGGCGCCGGTGGCGGATTGA
- the fahA gene encoding fumarylacetoacetase, with product MPLQPSWVESANTPETDFPLNNLPYGAFLSDAGEPHCGVAIGDMILDVTSAEASGIIQIEDEDEVFFFGDWTEFMALGPAVWAAFRAEVTRLLADGYEGAPELVEHMVPQVGTRMVMPFAVSEYTDFYAGRHHATNVGTMFRGAENALPPNWLSIPIGYNGRASSVVVSGTPVRRPLGQLKAPDEDLPRFGPCARFDLELEMGAIVGQPSEGMVSVGQADEMIFGYVLLNDWSARDIQAWEYQPLGPFQAKATATTVSPWIVTRAALEPFRCATPKRERPLLPYLREPGPMLYDIALEVGLAPEGKPETVIARTNYREMYYSAAQQLAHHTSSGCPMRVGDLLGSGTISGPEPHQRGSLLELSWGGKEPITLDSGETRSFLEDGDTLTLRGAALGDGYRVGFGACTGQILPAGAVPDWAQD from the coding sequence ATGCCGCTGCAACCAAGCTGGGTCGAAAGCGCGAACACGCCAGAGACGGATTTCCCGCTGAACAACCTGCCCTATGGCGCCTTTCTGTCCGACGCGGGCGAGCCGCATTGCGGCGTGGCGATCGGCGACATGATCCTGGATGTGACCTCGGCAGAGGCTTCGGGGATCATCCAGATCGAGGATGAGGACGAGGTTTTCTTTTTCGGCGACTGGACCGAGTTCATGGCGCTGGGGCCCGCGGTCTGGGCGGCCTTCCGGGCCGAGGTGACGCGGCTGTTGGCGGATGGCTACGAGGGCGCGCCCGAGCTGGTCGAGCACATGGTCCCGCAGGTCGGCACGCGCATGGTGATGCCCTTTGCGGTATCGGAATACACCGATTTCTATGCCGGGCGGCATCATGCGACCAATGTCGGCACGATGTTCCGGGGGGCGGAGAATGCTCTGCCGCCGAACTGGCTGTCGATCCCCATCGGGTACAACGGGCGGGCGTCGTCGGTGGTGGTGTCGGGGACACCGGTGCGGCGGCCGCTGGGGCAGTTGAAGGCGCCGGACGAGGATTTGCCGCGGTTCGGGCCCTGCGCGCGCTTTGACCTGGAGCTGGAGATGGGCGCCATTGTCGGCCAGCCCTCCGAAGGCATGGTCAGCGTCGGGCAGGCCGACGAGATGATCTTTGGCTATGTGCTGCTGAACGACTGGTCGGCGCGCGACATTCAGGCCTGGGAATACCAGCCGCTGGGGCCGTTCCAGGCCAAGGCGACGGCGACGACGGTTTCGCCCTGGATCGTGACCCGCGCCGCGCTTGAGCCGTTCCGCTGCGCAACCCCCAAGCGCGAGCGCCCCTTGCTGCCCTATCTGCGCGAGCCCGGCCCGATGCTGTATGACATCGCGCTTGAGGTCGGATTGGCGCCCGAGGGCAAACCGGAAACGGTGATCGCCCGGACCAATTACCGCGAGATGTATTATTCGGCGGCGCAGCAGCTGGCGCATCACACCAGTTCGGGCTGCCCGATGCGGGTGGGCGATCTGCTGGGGTCGGGGACGATTTCGGGCCCCGAGCCGCATCAGCGCGGATCGCTGTTGGAGCTGAGCTGGGGCGGCAAGGAACCGATCACCCTGGACAGCGGCGAGACCCGCAGCTTTCTGGAAGATGGCGACACCCTGACCCTGCGCGGCGCAGCGCTGGGGGATGGATATCGTGTGGGCTTTGGCGCCTGCACGGGACAGATTTTGCCCGCCGGCGCCGTGCCGGACTGGGCGCAGGACTGA
- a CDS encoding MarR family winged helix-turn-helix transcriptional regulator, whose product MADQSGQLETFFPYRLAVAAEGFSRSLSEVYGAENGLSREEWRLLFLLAGETEVTSTELARRTTLDKVQVSRASQRLADKGLITGQVAPQDRRLRVYRCTDAGRALFDALLPRVDARAKSILDQLPAEDRAALTRGLTALLAALGQAARN is encoded by the coding sequence ATGGCGGACCAGTCAGGCCAGCTTGAAACCTTCTTTCCCTACCGGCTTGCGGTGGCGGCCGAAGGGTTTTCGCGCAGCCTGTCCGAGGTCTATGGCGCCGAAAACGGCCTGTCGCGCGAAGAATGGCGCCTGCTGTTCCTGCTGGCCGGCGAAACCGAGGTCACCTCGACCGAGCTGGCCCGGCGCACGACGCTGGACAAGGTGCAGGTCAGCCGCGCGTCGCAGCGGTTGGCGGACAAGGGGCTGATTACCGGGCAGGTCGCGCCGCAGGACAGGCGCCTGCGGGTCTATCGCTGCACCGATGCGGGCCGGGCGCTGTTCGACGCGCTGCTGCCCCGGGTCGATGCCCGCGCCAAATCCATCCTTGACCAATTGCCCGCCGAGGACCGCGCCGCCCTGACACGCGGCCTGACCGCGCTTTTGGCGGCGCTGGGGCAGGCGGCCCGGAATTAA
- a CDS encoding MBL fold metallo-hydrolase, protein MAKAFASQGDMEEKTVSFTQVGEGIYAFTAEGDPNTGVIIGDDSVMIVEAQATPRLARMVIEKVRSVTDKPISHVVLTHYHAVRVLGASAYGAREIIMSDTAAAMVEERGQEDWDSEFGRFPRLFQGHEEIPGLTRPTTTFSERMTVYLGKRRVDILHVGRAHTAGDAVVWVPDQEVLFTGDIVEYHSACYCGDGHFSDWGDTLDNVAMFEPQAIAPGRGDALVGPEMVAKAIANTKDFVRSTYKPVERVVARGGSLKEAWDAVRAECDPKFADYAIYEHCLPFNVARAYDEARGIDTPRVWTAERDREMWEALQG, encoded by the coding sequence ATGGCCAAGGCATTCGCATCGCAAGGCGACATGGAAGAAAAGACCGTCAGCTTTACCCAGGTGGGCGAGGGCATCTATGCCTTTACCGCCGAGGGTGACCCCAACACCGGCGTGATCATCGGCGACGACAGCGTGATGATCGTCGAGGCGCAGGCCACCCCGCGCCTGGCCCGCATGGTGATCGAAAAGGTGCGCAGCGTCACCGACAAGCCGATCAGCCATGTGGTGCTGACCCATTACCATGCGGTGCGGGTGCTGGGGGCCAGCGCCTATGGCGCGCGGGAAATCATCATGTCCGACACCGCCGCCGCCATGGTCGAGGAACGCGGGCAGGAAGATTGGGACAGCGAATTCGGCCGCTTTCCGCGGCTGTTTCAGGGGCACGAGGAAATCCCCGGGCTGACCCGTCCGACCACCACCTTTTCCGAACGCATGACGGTTTACCTGGGCAAGCGGCGCGTTGACATCCTGCATGTGGGCCGCGCGCATACGGCGGGGGATGCGGTGGTCTGGGTGCCCGATCAAGAGGTGCTGTTCACCGGTGACATCGTCGAATACCACTCGGCCTGTTATTGCGGCGACGGGCATTTCAGCGACTGGGGCGACACGCTGGACAACGTGGCGATGTTCGAACCGCAGGCGATTGCGCCGGGGCGGGGCGATGCGCTGGTCGGCCCCGAGATGGTGGCCAAGGCCATCGCCAACACCAAGGATTTCGTACGCTCGACCTACAAGCCGGTGGAACGGGTGGTCGCGCGCGGCGGATCGCTGAAAGAGGCCTGGGACGCGGTGCGCGCCGAATGCGACCCCAAGTTCGCCGATTACGCGATCTACGAACACTGCCTGCCGTTCAACGTGGCGCGCGCCTATGACGAAGCCCGCGGCATCGACACGCCGCGCGTCTGGACCGCCGAACGCGACCGCGAGATGTGGGAGGCGCTGCAAGGGTGA
- a CDS encoding DUF2783 domain-containing protein — protein sequence MSQLNTKPNIAAPDDFYAALIQAHDGLSDDESAAFNARLILLLANHIGDAGVLGQALQAAAAPRRDS from the coding sequence ATGAGCCAGCTGAACACCAAGCCGAACATCGCCGCCCCGGATGATTTCTATGCCGCGCTGATCCAGGCGCATGACGGGCTGAGCGATGACGAAAGCGCCGCCTTCAACGCCCGGCTGATCCTGCTGCTGGCCAACCACATCGGCGATGCCGGGGTGCTGGGGCAGGCCCTGCAGGCCGCCGCCGCGCCCCGCCGCGACAGTTAG
- the nagA gene encoding N-acetylglucosamine-6-phosphate deacetylase has product MTRRALIGADIFDGQTLHRGKVLVLHGGTVLDITGPRNLPTGIAVHRFDGGTLMPGFVDLQVNGGGGVMFNDDPSASALATIARAHAGTGTQGFLPTLITDTPQRTAAAIEAVQQAIAQGVPGILGLHLEGPHLAQARKGAHDPALIRPMQASDEAQLIAAAQALPNLMVTLAPETVTPEQIARLARAGVIVSLGHSDCTLPQAQAALDAGARCVTHLFNAMSQLTPRQPGLVGAALDSGQASAGLIADAVHVHPASIRAALAAKRGPGAIFLVTDAMATLGSDITEFTLNGRRVLRRDGRLTLADGTLAGADLTMPQAIAVMTRQVGLPLEQALAMATAIPARLLRQPQGAGVLTPGAPAGAIWLSPDLSQAQAL; this is encoded by the coding sequence ATGACCAGACGCGCCCTGATCGGAGCCGACATTTTCGACGGCCAGACCCTGCACCGGGGCAAGGTTCTTGTGCTGCATGGCGGCACCGTGCTGGACATCACCGGCCCGCGCAACCTGCCCACCGGCATCGCCGTGCACCGCTTTGACGGGGGCACCCTGATGCCCGGTTTTGTCGATCTTCAGGTCAATGGCGGCGGCGGGGTGATGTTCAACGACGACCCCAGCGCCAGCGCCCTGGCCACCATCGCCCGCGCCCATGCCGGCACCGGCACGCAGGGGTTCCTGCCGACGCTGATCACCGACACGCCGCAGCGCACCGCCGCCGCGATCGAGGCCGTGCAACAGGCCATCGCGCAGGGCGTACCCGGCATTCTGGGCCTGCACCTGGAAGGGCCGCACCTGGCGCAGGCACGCAAGGGCGCGCATGACCCGGCACTGATCCGCCCGATGCAGGCCAGCGACGAAGCGCAGCTGATCGCCGCCGCGCAGGCCCTGCCGAACCTGATGGTGACGCTGGCCCCCGAAACCGTCACGCCTGAGCAGATCGCGCGGCTGGCGCGCGCCGGGGTCATCGTGTCGCTGGGCCACAGCGATTGCACATTGCCGCAGGCGCAGGCAGCGCTGGACGCCGGGGCCCGCTGCGTCACCCACCTGTTCAACGCCATGAGCCAGCTGACCCCGCGCCAGCCCGGCCTTGTCGGGGCGGCGCTGGACAGCGGTCAGGCCAGCGCCGGGCTGATCGCCGACGCGGTGCATGTGCACCCGGCCAGCATCCGCGCCGCGCTGGCGGCCAAACGCGGCCCGGGGGCGATTTTCCTGGTGACGGATGCCATGGCGACGCTGGGATCGGACATCACCGAATTCACCCTGAACGGCCGCCGGGTGCTGCGCCGCGACGGGCGGCTGACGCTGGCCGATGGCACGCTGGCGGGGGCCGATCTGACCATGCCGCAGGCGATTGCGGTGATGACCCGGCAGGTCGGTCTGCCGCTGGAACAGGCGCTGGCCATGGCCACCGCCATCCCCGCCCGCCTGCTGCGCCAGCCGCAGGGCGCCGGAGTTCTGACGCCGGGCGCGCCGGCCGGGGCGATCTGGCTGTCGCCCGACCTGTCGCAGGCTCAGGCGTTGTGA
- a CDS encoding PAS domain-containing hybrid sensor histidine kinase/response regulator has product MPETARNLGFFHTLLEACVDAVIVSDRRGRILRTNPAAANLFGYSAEEMDGQPVDMLMPRAMARQHAGFMAHHLDTGDKRIIGTGRDVEGLRKNGSTFPLHLSVGRADIDGDTYFVAILHDLTRQRTAQRALERSQRLDAIGQMTGGIAHDFNNLLTVVIGNLELLEMRATDERLLGPVRDALASAELGANLIRQLMVFARQSHLRPVVADLGAVCSDTLAILRGTLGEPYVVKTLIGKDLHPVLIDTAQLQSALVNLALNARDAMPGRGELLIAIENVTIDDRYMAQETHVDIGDYLRISVSDNGLGMTPEVQQRVFEPFFTTKSGSGGTGLGLAMVYGFVRQSGGHVALYSEPGHGTTFSLYFPRHSGTAEAEADTPPSEQPALPPGRGETVLVVEDNPLVRSFAVARLRDLGYHTAEASSGDDAYEMLCSGLRADLLFSDLVMPGQMNGYDLAKRVRAEFPGLRVLLTSGYASDVAAAQDLFSGNSEILHKPYHHADLAHRIRALLDQDHNA; this is encoded by the coding sequence ATGCCCGAAACCGCCCGCAACCTTGGCTTTTTCCATACCCTGCTGGAGGCCTGCGTTGATGCGGTGATCGTTTCGGACCGGCGCGGCAGGATCCTGCGCACCAACCCCGCCGCCGCCAACCTGTTCGGTTACAGCGCCGAAGAGATGGACGGCCAGCCGGTCGACATGCTGATGCCGCGCGCCATGGCACGGCAGCACGCGGGGTTCATGGCGCATCACCTGGACACCGGCGATAAACGGATCATCGGCACCGGGCGCGACGTCGAAGGGCTGCGCAAGAACGGCAGCACCTTTCCGCTGCACCTGTCGGTGGGGCGCGCGGACATCGACGGCGACACCTATTTCGTCGCCATCCTGCACGACCTGACCCGGCAAAGAACGGCGCAGCGCGCGCTGGAACGGTCTCAGCGGCTGGACGCCATCGGCCAGATGACCGGCGGCATCGCACATGATTTCAACAACCTGCTGACGGTGGTGATCGGCAACCTGGAACTGCTGGAAATGCGCGCCACGGACGAAAGGCTGCTTGGCCCGGTGCGCGACGCGCTGGCCTCGGCCGAGCTGGGGGCGAACCTGATCCGGCAGCTGATGGTCTTTGCCCGGCAAAGCCACCTGCGCCCGGTGGTGGCCGATCTGGGCGCGGTGTGCAGCGACACGCTGGCGATCCTGCGCGGCACGCTGGGCGAACCCTATGTGGTCAAGACCCTGATCGGCAAGGACCTGCACCCGGTGCTGATCGACACGGCCCAGTTGCAATCGGCGCTGGTGAACCTGGCGCTGAACGCCCGTGATGCCATGCCGGGCCGCGGCGAGCTTTTGATCGCGATCGAGAATGTCACCATCGACGACCGCTACATGGCGCAGGAAACACATGTCGATATCGGCGACTACCTGCGGATCAGCGTCAGCGACAATGGCCTTGGCATGACGCCCGAGGTGCAGCAGCGCGTCTTTGAACCCTTTTTCACCACCAAGTCGGGCAGTGGTGGCACCGGGCTGGGGCTGGCCATGGTCTATGGTTTCGTGCGCCAGTCGGGCGGCCATGTCGCGCTGTACAGCGAGCCGGGCCATGGCACCACCTTCAGCCTGTATTTCCCCCGCCATTCCGGCACCGCCGAGGCCGAGGCCGATACGCCCCCCTCAGAGCAACCGGCGCTGCCGCCGGGCCGCGGTGAAACCGTGCTGGTGGTCGAGGACAATCCGCTGGTGCGCAGCTTTGCCGTGGCGCGGCTGCGCGACCTTGGCTATCACACCGCCGAAGCCAGCAGCGGTGACGACGCCTACGAGATGCTGTGCTCGGGGCTGAGGGCGGATCTGTTGTTTTCAGACCTGGTGATGCCGGGGCAGATGAACGGCTATGACCTGGCGAAACGGGTGCGCGCGGAATTCCCGGGGCTGCGGGTGTTGCTGACCTCGGGCTATGCCAGCGACGTGGCGGCGGCGCAGGACCTGTTTTCCGGCAACAGCGAGATTTTGCACAAGCCCTATCACCATGCCGACCTGGCGCACCGCATCCGCGCGCTGCTGGACCAGGATCACAACGCCTGA
- a CDS encoding FAD-dependent oxidoreductase: MIHDRYQLAFRLYPYARSADQDAAAPVRHPVVILGGGPIGIATALDLGLQGIPVVVLDDHEGIGQGSRAICFAKRSLEIADRYGAAAPMLDKGIVWNLGKVFHEDRKVFEFNLLPEAGHKFPAFINLQQPYFEKFLVDRVRAAQAAGAPIELRGRNRVDSVEVKDDHTVLTITTPDGPYTLLADWLIGCDGASSPLRSMMGLDFEGRVFQDSFLIADIRMLSESFPTERWFWFEPTHRAGASTLLHKQPDDVWRVDFQIGWDVDRAEEMKEQNIRRRLDAMLGEGVDYELVWTSIYTFQCRRMKQFRHGRVIFAGDAAHQVSPFGARGANSGMQDVDNLGWKLGMVLRGQAPETLLDSYHEERAHGADENILNSTRATDFITPKSKISHTFRNAVLTLAEQHEFARPLVNSGRLSVPCTYDGLSLTGVDALPGGPARSRPGSPCPDAPLGDGFLLNRLGGGFTVLCIDTKAPGDLTEDGVTAQALTVRSGDDPTGALAARYLGSARAAVYLIRPDQHVVARWDSHDETALRAALRRACGKDTAQ, translated from the coding sequence ATGATCCATGACCGCTATCAGCTGGCCTTTCGACTGTATCCCTACGCGCGTTCCGCCGATCAGGATGCCGCCGCCCCGGTGCGCCATCCGGTCGTGATCCTGGGCGGCGGTCCCATCGGGATCGCCACCGCGCTGGATCTTGGCCTGCAGGGCATTCCGGTTGTCGTCCTGGACGATCACGAGGGCATCGGGCAGGGCAGCCGCGCGATCTGTTTCGCCAAACGCTCGCTTGAAATCGCCGATCGCTATGGCGCGGCGGCTCCGATGCTGGACAAGGGCATCGTCTGGAACCTGGGCAAGGTGTTTCACGAGGACCGCAAGGTTTTCGAGTTCAACCTGTTGCCCGAGGCGGGGCATAAGTTTCCCGCCTTCATCAACCTGCAGCAGCCCTATTTCGAAAAGTTCCTGGTGGACCGGGTGCGCGCCGCGCAGGCCGCCGGCGCCCCGATCGAGCTGCGCGGCAGGAACCGCGTCGACAGTGTCGAGGTCAAGGACGATCACACCGTTCTGACCATCACCACCCCGGACGGGCCCTATACCCTGCTGGCCGATTGGCTGATCGGCTGTGATGGCGCCTCCAGCCCGTTGCGGTCGATGATGGGGCTGGATTTCGAAGGCCGGGTCTTTCAGGACAGTTTCCTGATTGCCGACATCCGCATGTTGTCGGAAAGCTTTCCGACCGAACGTTGGTTCTGGTTCGAACCCACCCACCGCGCCGGGGCGTCGACCCTGCTGCACAAGCAGCCCGACGACGTCTGGCGGGTCGATTTCCAGATCGGCTGGGACGTGGACCGCGCCGAAGAGATGAAAGAACAGAACATCCGCCGCAGGCTGGACGCGATGCTGGGCGAGGGCGTGGACTACGAGCTGGTCTGGACCTCGATCTATACCTTCCAGTGCCGCCGGATGAAGCAGTTCCGCCATGGCCGGGTAATCTTTGCCGGGGATGCGGCGCATCAGGTGTCGCCCTTTGGCGCGCGCGGCGCCAATTCGGGGATGCAGGACGTCGACAACCTGGGCTGGAAACTGGGCATGGTGCTGCGCGGGCAGGCGCCCGAAACCCTGCTGGACAGCTATCACGAGGAACGCGCCCACGGCGCCGATGAAAACATCCTCAATTCCACCCGCGCCACCGATTTCATCACCCCCAAGTCAAAGATCAGCCATACGTTCCGCAACGCGGTGCTGACCCTGGCAGAACAGCATGAATTTGCCCGGCCGCTGGTGAATTCCGGGCGGCTGTCGGTGCCCTGCACCTATGACGGGCTGTCCCTGACCGGCGTCGATGCCCTGCCCGGTGGCCCCGCGCGCAGCCGCCCCGGCAGCCCCTGCCCGGATGCGCCGCTGGGCGACGGGTTCCTGCTGAACCGGCTTGGCGGCGGCTTTACCGTGCTGTGCATCGACACCAAGGCCCCCGGCGATCTGACCGAGGACGGCGTGACGGCGCAGGCGCTGACGGTCCGTTCGGGCGATGATCCGACCGGCGCGCTGGCGGCCCGGTATCTGGGCAGCGCCAGGGCCGCGGTCTATCTGATCCGCCCCGACCAGCACGTGGTCGCCCGCTGGGACAGCCATGACGAAACCGCCCTGCGCGCCGCCTTGCGCCGGGCCTGTGGCAAGGACACCGCGCAATGA